In one window of Gossypium arboreum isolate Shixiya-1 chromosome 4, ASM2569848v2, whole genome shotgun sequence DNA:
- the LOC128291583 gene encoding uncharacterized protein LOC128291583, which yields MAANTNTPSLRSVLEKDKLNGLNFLDWFRNLRIVLKQERKLYVIEKSLPDEPPANASRADKDAYKKHLDDMVDVGCLMLATMNPELQKQHEDMVAYDMIEHMKELYQGQVRQERFDISKALFQCKLADGSPVEPHVLKMIGYIESLSKLGFPLGQELVTDVILQLFLDSYSHFFLNFNMNEIDKTLPQLLSMLRTAEGNMKKVGPKPILMVRNNKGKGKAKVPTKSKGKGKPNLGKGKVALKPKGGVSKEGNYFHCGVTGHWKRNCPGLQRSRTLARGDVDCELEIEQEFLH from the exons ATGGCTGCAAACACTAATACACCCTCATTGCGATCGGTCCTTGAGAAGGACAAATTGAATGGTTTGAACTTTCTTGACTGGTTCCGTAACTTGAGGATTGTCCTCAAACAAGAACGaaaattatatgtcattgaaAAATCACTTCCTGATGAACCACCTGCTAATGCCTCGAGGGCTGATAAAGATGCTTACAAGAAGCATCTCGATGATATGGTAGACGTTGGATGTCTTATGCTTGCCACTATGAATCCTGAGCTTCAAAAGCAACATGAGGATATGGTTGCTTATGATATGATCGAGCACATGAAAGAACTATATCAAGGGCAAGTAAGGCAAGAGAGGTTCGATATCTCTAAGGCCCTATTCCAATGTAAGCTGGCTGACGGAAGCCCAGTAGAACCTCATGTCCTTAAGatgattggttatattgaaagcctGTCTAAGCTTGGGTTTCCATTGGGCCAAGAGTTGGTCACTGATGTTATTCTGCAATTGTTTCTGGATAGCTACAGCCACTTTTTCCTCAAtttcaatatgaatgaaattgacaagactCTGCCACAATTGCTTAGCATGTTACGAACTGCTGAAGGCAACATGAAAAAGGTTGGACCCAAGCCCATACTGATGGTCCGTAACAATAAGGGCAAAGGAAAGGCCAAAGTCCCGACAAAGTCTAAGGGCAAAGGTAAGCCCAATCTTGGAAAAGGAAAGGTTGCACTGAAACCTAAAGGTGGGGTGTCTAAGGAAGGAAACTATTTTCATTGTGGTGTGACTGGACATTGGAAGCGGAACTGCCCT GGACTACAAAGGAGTAGGACTTTGGCTAGAGGAGATGTGGACTGCGAGTTGGAAATAGAGCAAGAGTTCTTGCATTAG